In Sander vitreus isolate 19-12246 chromosome 12, sanVit1, whole genome shotgun sequence, the following proteins share a genomic window:
- the LOC144526288 gene encoding uncharacterized protein LOC144526288, which yields MQLCIRRLACLALLAGVLAMAATAEKKIIECCTMVSAAEVTAPILGYRIQRKNLPCVRAVIFKTAEGEVCSHWKQDWVFEKIKEIEQVRGGKNNTIAAPTTSSRKNNTTPSPSTSST from the exons ATGCAGCTGTGCATCAGAAGACTGGCATGCCTGGCTCTCCTCGCTGGAGTTCTGGCAATGGCAGCAACGGCCG AAAAGAAGATAATCGAATGCTGCACTATGGTCAGTGCTGCAGAAGTCACAGCTCCCATCTTGGGCTACAGGATCCAGAGGAAGAACCTCCCATGTGTCCGCGCCGTCAT ATTCAAGACCGCAGAGGGAGAAGTCTGCAGCCACTGGAAACAGGACTGGGTGTTTGAGAAGATCAAGGAGATAGA gCAGGTCCGCGGAGGAAAGAACAACACTATTGCTGCCCCTACAACCTCCAGCAGAAAGAACAACACTACTCCTTCCCCTTCAACCTCCAGCACTTAG
- the ccl20l gene encoding C-C motif chemokine 17, producing the protein MAPRGMITVTTVLLCFILGLLGPTPAALGSHTGKACCMRYNRKPVPFQRIKGYREQTSKENCHIEAIIFYTVKKNEICATRRDEWVRKTLELLSSKLRKMSRPDSAAGESNREAGRSFISTTEDFQNSTEAFY; encoded by the exons ATGGCTCCCAGAGGGATGATCACCGTGACAACTGTTCTCCTCTGCTTCATACTGGGCCTGCTCGGTCCAACTCCAGCTGCCC tggGTTCCCATACGGGCAAAGCCTGTTGTATGAGATACAATAGAAAGCCAGTACCCTTCCAGCGTATAAAGGGCTACAGAGAACAAACCTCCAAGGAAAACTGCCACATCGAGGCCATCAT TTTCTACACTGTTAAGAAGAATGAGATATGTGCTACACGGAGGGATGAGTGGGTGAGGAAAACTCTGGAACTACTCAG TTCCAAACTAAGGAAGATGTCCAGGCCCGACTCTGCTGCAGGTGAAAGCAACAGAGAAGCAGGCAGATCTTTCATCAGTACCACAGAAGACTTCCAGAACAGCACCGAAGCTTTCTATTAG